Proteins encoded by one window of Arabidopsis thaliana chromosome 2, partial sequence:
- the CLE7 gene encoding CLAVATA3/ESR-RELATED 7 (CLAVATA3/ESR-RELATED 7 (CLE7); Has 26 Blast hits to 26 proteins in 5 species: Archae - 0; Bacteria - 0; Metazoa - 0; Fungi - 0; Plants - 26; Viruses - 0; Other Eukaryotes - 0 (source: NCBI BLink).), whose translation MASKALLLFVMLTFLLVIEMEGRILRVNSKTKDGESNDLLKRLGYNVSELKRIGRELSVQNEVDRFSPGGPDPQHHSYPLSSKPRI comes from the coding sequence ATGGCTTCTAAAGCGttattgttatttgttatGCTCACCTTTCTATTGGTAATTGAAATGGAAGGGAGGATACTTCGGGTGAATTCAAAGACTAAAGATGGTGAGAGCAACGATCTTTTGAAACGGTTAGGTTACAATGTTTCTGAACTAAAGCGTATTGGCCGAGAGCTTTCCGTCCAAAACGAAGTAGATAGGTTTTCTCCAGGAGGGCCTGACCCTCAACATCACTCTTATCCTCTGTCTTCAAAACCTAGAATTTGA
- the CLE4 gene encoding CLAVATA3/ESR-RELATED 4 (CLAVATA3/ESR-RELATED 4 (CLE4); BEST Arabidopsis thaliana protein match is: CLAVATA3/ESR-RELATED 3 (TAIR:AT1G06225.1); Has 26 Blast hits to 26 proteins in 7 species: Archae - 0; Bacteria - 0; Metazoa - 0; Fungi - 0; Plants - 26; Viruses - 0; Other Eukaryotes - 0 (source: NCBI BLink).), whose protein sequence is MASFKLWVCLILLLLEFSVHQCRPLVAEESPSDSGNIRKIMRELLKRSEELKVRSKDGQTVLGTLDSKRLSPGGPDPRHH, encoded by the coding sequence ATGGCAAGTTTCAAGTTATGGGTTTGCCTTATATTGCTTCTACTCGAGTTCTCGGTGCATCAATGCCGACCACTGGTTGCGGAAGAGAGCCCTTCAGATTCAGGTAACATAAGAAAGATTATGAGGGAACTTCTCAAAAGATCAGAAGAGCTGAAGGTAAGATCGAAAGACGGCCAAACGGTTCTAGGCACCCTTGATTCAAAGCGGCTCAGCCCTGGTGGGCCGGACCCTAGACATCACTAA